In Drosophila miranda strain MSH22 chromosome Y unlocalized genomic scaffold, D.miranda_PacBio2.1 Contig_Y3_pilon, whole genome shotgun sequence, a single window of DNA contains:
- the LOC117194412 gene encoding uncharacterized protein LOC117194412 — MRPPNYAHYASREFQEWRGSCWRGSSVGLIAGFIGIKLLLFVAISRRRLIRRFRSRHWILHLETYLGPHKALHRSIGCRRPCPYPAHRPIWPLLLLHWRLLEPLLLLLQPIWF, encoded by the exons ATGAGGCCTCCAAATTACGCCCATTATGCCTCAAGAGAGTTCCaggagtggcgaggcagctgctggaggggcagctctgtcggtttaatagcag GTTTTATTGGCATTAAACTTCTGCTATTTGTCGCAATCAGTAGACGCCGTTTAATCCGTCGCTTTCGGAGTCGCCACTGGATTCTCCATTTAGAAACCTACCTAGGTCCTCATAAGGCTCTTCATCGGTCCATTGGCTGTCgtcgtccatgtccatatccggctcacCGTCCGATAtggccactgctgctgctgcattggcGGCTATTGgaaccgctgctgctgctgctgcagccaaTCTG GTTTTGA
- the LOC117194527 gene encoding death-associated protein kinase related-like, with protein sequence MFTENGIFPIGDGLLDVDAERFNGLLVSHDINEIYEVEQTPFARGKFAAVRRAIHKNTGSHFAAKFLKRRRRAQSSDKEIKHEIAVLILCEGEENIVNLNAVHETRSDTALLLELATGGELQTILDNEECLTEAQARHCMREVLKALKFLHDRSIAHLDLKPQNILLAGERIEDGLKLCDFGISRVVCEGINVREMAGTPDSVAPEVLQSEPLSLLTDIWSVGVLTYVLLSGFSPFGGNTKQETFLNISQCALTFPDNLFGGVSPVAIDFIHRALRIKPNDRMSAAGCLEHVWLKDESSMDRQMYLQAQSDAEEEEEEEEKEDDLEDEEVEKPVAEEKAEEQEQQQQSQEQQKQQKPSSGSNKPTHNGHHRAHSNGSSSSISKIPIATGKLLGSPISSTSTSTSTETAIHTLTSNGHGQSNTVCLSAKPTQIVTPTRRASDSDKENTYTATFVKKPPVQATIQLGSNGLDEFATVVATLTLFPDAPTTPKVIRKAPTGESHGSATSVKALVKKFQLEETLVCPGHSSTSSHNGHSPVNGCGGSSGSSNGNNMRRSAGGNSSNISYSAAAATAARMNSIRRASDPLMAVYKKQPQNSGASSNSSSSNSNNPSPGSSPSSGSTATLLLNSHRLASASASGPASTVASTAVASSSSTKATATAHHLHHHHMHHDNTKTSQ encoded by the exons ATGTTCACCGAAAATGGAATCTTTCCCATAGGCGATGGCCTTTTGGATGTAGATGCCGAACGCTTTAACGGATTGCTCGTGTCGCATGACATCAACGAGATCTACGAGGTGGAACAGACGCCGTTTGCCAGGGGCAAATTCGCCGCCGTTCGCCGTGCCATTCACAAGAACACGGGCTCCCATTTCGCGGCAAAGTTCTTGAAGCGACGCCGACGCGCACAGAGCAGCGACAAGGAGATCAAACACGAGATCGCCGTCCTAATACTCTGCGAGGGCGAGGAGAACATTGTCAATCTGAATGCGGTGCACGAGACCCGTTCGGACACAGCCCTGCTGCTGGAACTGGCCACTGGTGGCGAGCTGCAGACCATACTGGACAACGAGGAGTGCCTGACAGAGGCCCAGGCCCGCCACTGCATGCGAGAGGTGCTGAAGGCTCTCAAGTTTCTCCACGACCGATCCATTGCCCACCTGGACCTCAAGCCACAGAACATTTTGCTCGCCGGCGAGCGTATAGAAGATGGCCTCAAGCTCTGTGACTTTGGGATCTCGCGCGTTGTGTGCGAGGGCATCAATGTCCGCGAGATGGCCGGCACACCCGACTCCGTGGCCCCCGAGGTGCTCCAGTCCGAGCCACTCTCCCTGCTGACGGACATCTGGTCCGTGGGCGTTCTCACCTATGTCTTGCTCTCCGGCTTCTCGCCCTTTGGCGGGAACACCAAGCAGGAGACCTTCCTCAATATCTCGCAGTGTGCGCTCACCTTTCCGGACAACCTATTCGGTGGCGTCTCGCCAGTGGCCATCGATTTCATACACCGCGCATTGCGAATTAAGCCAAACGATCGCATGAGTGCCGCTGGATGCCTGGAACATGTCTGGCTGAAGGATGAGAGCTCGATGGATAGACAAATGTATCTGCAGGCTCAGAGCGATGCtgaagaggaagaggaagaggaggagaaaGAAGACGACCTTGAGGATGAGGAAGTGGAGAAGCCAGTGGCCGAGGAGAAGGCAGAGGagcaggaacagcagcagcagtcacaggaacaacaaaagcaacagaagccaagcagtggcagcaacaaacCCACGCACAATGGCCACCATCGGGCCCACAGCAATGGGAGCAGTAGCAGCATCTCAAAAATACCCATTGCCACCGGGAAGCTCCTGGGAAGCCCCataagcagcaccagcaccagcaccagcacagaGACAGCCATACACACGCTGACCAGCAATGGACACGGACAGAGCAACACGGTCTGCCTGTCCGCCAAGCCCACTCAGATCGTGACACCCACACGTCGAGCCTCCGACTCGGACAAGGAGAACACATACACGGCGACATTTGTGAAGAAGCCCCCGGTGCAGGCCACCATCCAGCTGGGCAGCAACGGCCTCGACGAGTTCGCCACAGTGGTGGCCACCCTGACACTCTTTCCCGATGCGCCCACCACACCGAAAGTGATCCGCAAGGCACCCACGGGAGAGTCCCATGGATCGGCCACCTCGGTGAAGGCTCTGGTCAAGAAGTTTCAGCTGGAGGAGACGCTAGTCTGCCCCGgacacagcagcaccagcagccacaacGGCCACAGTCCCGTCAACGGGTGCGGCGGCAGTAGCGggagcagcaacggcaacaataTGCGACGCAGTGCAGGgggaaacagcagcaacatcagctACTCGGCAGCAGCCGCGACAGCAGCACGAATGAACAGCATTCGCCGCGCCTCCGACCCGCTGATGGCCGTCTATAAGAAGCAGCCACAGAACAGCGGCGCCAGCAGCAATAgttccagcagcaacagcaacaatcccAGCCCCGGCAGCAGTCCCAGCTCGGGCAGCACGGCCACCCTGCTCCTGAATAGCCATCGCCTGGCGTCCGCGTCCGCGTCCGGGCCAGCCAGCACGGTCGCCAGCACCGCTGTAgcctcaagcagcagcaccaaagctactgccactgcccaccatctgcaccaccaccacatGCACCACGACAAcacgaaaa ccagccaataa